The DNA window ATaactataataataataattaaagaAGCCGAGGAACCCCCTTGAACAATCGCCAACCCAAAGGCtgtaaaaaattaatattaatttaagcattttaattgagtACCAAATCATTTTAAGCTCTATCCATAGACTCAGGTGCAGAAATTTCACTTCTTAAATGCAGAAACAATAACCTTAATGATTTAAATTCACTAAATACAACTAGTATATCAGGAATAGGCAAGGGACAATTGAGTCTCTAGGTGGTATAAACTTGAAAAATTGGCAAATGCAGCAATACCGTTTGAATTCCATATAGTACCTTAAAATTTTCTTAAACCTGGGGATGATACAATTGTATTTCTTAATAAAATCCAAACCAATTATATTTTAGAATTCCACTACCAAAAAGATTGTTTCCCTTTGAGGCCCAAACATTTCAGGAAGATAAACATTCCTATAATACATTTACTAgacaataaaattgttttgcagttaGATCAGAAGTGATTTAAAAGATTCAACTGATGTCTACCGacattgatcctgatcaagaaaatatatactttatatggtcggaaacgcatccttctgcctgttacatacttacttttactttacgagtaacgggtataactacaGTCTACAAAATGACCTATAGAATGCCAGAAAGTCAAAAGTCAGCCAGAAATTCAAAGAAAAGTTGACAAGCTGATAAAAATGGTATTGTACAGCCGTCTATATCAGAAAATAATAGCCCCCTTATCTTATTTAACCGATGTCTTCAAATTATGAAGacaacataatttaaaacaagagagaaagctataatcgagttccccgactatctgatacctgttactctGAAAAAGtatcagaacatttttcaaaagtgtgggcgggtcagctttgggcggtttgggggcgttagagtgggcgtggcaaaaagtttttttgcgaGTCGATAGAATATTGCAAGaccaacacaaaaattaaaaaatattcaattatttttcaaaagtgtaggggtggcagttttgggcgatttgtgggcgttagagtgggcgtggcaacatgaatcgacaaacttgcgctgcgtctatgtccctggagtctgtatgcctaatctcaactttctagcttttgtagttcctgagatctcgacgttcatacggacagacagacggacggacagacggacatggctattgatcctgatcaagaatatatgtcAGGTCTCCTGGCAAGGTTATgtccctgccagaggatgctggcaaatggtagtcgGGCGTCCCGGGCCGGACTAAGGTGTCACTTGACCCGTGCCGAGAGTCAGCCTGACTGAGGGTCGGAAACGGCTCCTTCTGCTGAATGGATGTAGAAGGTGGAATGGGCAAGATCCGTATTGCCAAACTTCGGCACGGAAGCCCCCAAGCCACCGAAGCCCACAGAGGTCAAAAAACGACCTCCACTTAAGAGGGAGCGCTCCTAGGACGTTACCTCCGACCcctcggcaaagcggcaacgcgtACAGCCAGGTCGAATTTTTGCGGAGATCGCGAAAAAGCGCATTCTCCTGGTCGTGGTCGACAGAAACGACCCGAGCGGCAGGATTCCCCGAAACAAGTGAAAGTGGGTGAAGGCAGCCCTTGCCccaaaatgttttgaaatgtTAGCCAAAGAACCTGGCCCCCTTCCTGTCTGCAAAGACGTGGGATGCTTCCAAGGCAGCGTCAAGGTGATCGCCTGTGACGACGAGCGCTCTGCGGAGCtatacaaagccgcagtaaaggAGTTGAGGGAGGGCGCCGGACTCGTTGCGTTGAGCTGGTCCGACGTACCTTGCCGACCCCGTGCAAGGATCTGGATCCCGGCATCCATCAAGGCTCCGGACCAGATCCTCACCATGCTGCAGCGATGCAACCCACACcttcccacctcggactggcgagtGGTAAAGGTCGACGAGATGGAAGGTccaacaaaccaggccatcctTATCTTAAACAAGGAGTTCCTAGCTCCCATTGAGGTCGGCCATGGGGAGCTAAACTTCGGTTTTAGCTCAGTGACCATAAAGGTCTGTAAATCGGACTTCGCCAAGGAATATCAGAAAGGCGGTGGAAGCATGATCGCGGAAATTGCCTCTgagatcgaggcatcggaaGCCGAGGACGGCTACTCGACCGATGCCTCAATCTAGGCATGACCTAGACACATCGGACGAGGAGGGAGCCGACACTACCGCGGTGGAGATgcccacagcagatgtccgtgaggcttctgcaaatatacctccaccacagtaaggcagcttccgctgctcttcaactccatATGGCTGAGGATGGAGTCGACATAGTCCTGATCCAGGAACTTTGGATAGTGAGAGGAAAGGTTTCAGGAAtagggactaaggaatataagcttctaacagctcccagcgaagATAAAGTAAGGGACTGCATcttagccaaaaagcaccttagcatttttctgctccataattacagcgcggcagccaccgtggagagtcagccgttccgagtgctgtcatcgtaCATGGCCTACGAAAGGCAAGAACCGCCGGGTAAGAAGAATGGTACAAGACAGCGTAGTAAAACACAGGCCTCCTAGTAGGCTGACGCAAACGCCCACCATACACAATGGAAAAGTACAAACACATacgaccgcggtgagtctcttttcaactttatctttagtttGAATCTCTTCATATGCAATAAAGGTAATGGCCCCACCTctatcattaagaaccgaaaagaggtaatagacctaactATCGTCTCTAAGccactattagagacagtaactcactggagAGTACTAGATAAGCAAtctttctcggaccacaggtatatagaaaGGACCCTCAAAACCAACCCTtaaaaccagcagttttcttaaacccaaggaaaacaaacccaaggcaaaaatacaaaaatattttaaatgaaaaaatcccAACAGAGCCCCCTTCATACCCTCAAACAATATCTAGTCTAATcgaactagtttcaattttcacagaaacctgcaactaAGCACTAAAGGAAGGCCTGCCCCAATAGCAAgcccaaatgaaaatgaaaacctccctggtggtcagcAAAACTATATCCCCTCCGAATGGACTGCACAACCCTTTTAAACAGGgccaaggcaggaaatgaggaggccctgtggaccgcctacaaAAAAGCCCTTGCAAACCACAAAAAagccatcaggaaagcaaagcgatcctcgtggcattccttcccaggaaacagccaaaacgctctcacctcccaacaaacaaacgccatactggcaagtatcgaactgtgcatagacccaaaggtcctccattgggccatacaaagttttaaaccatacaaatctgcaggtccagacaaaatcatacccgGACAAATCCAACATGCGGAAAATATAGCTATAAACTGGcttctaaacatttttaaaaggtccGTACTTCTTGGACACCTACCGCAATCGTGGCGAATTGTCTTCATCCCCAAAGCAgggaaaccatcacacacgaCCCCCAAGGATTTTACACCAATTagtctgtcatccttcctactaaagacccttgaaataatcatcggcctgcatctgagatcaactctcatcacagacacgcctacaagaaagggaaatcgacagagacagcactaCACTCCCTTGTCTCCAAGATTgaaaaatcaatgtcccaAAAGGGAGCTTTCCTGGATATAGAAGGAGCTCTTAACCACGTCATCGCAACCGCGATTACCGAAGCCCTGACAGACCTTGGGGTGGACCGCCACTTGGTGGGACTCACAAATCAACTGCTCACCTGCAGGAAGGTTATGTCTTCACTTGGCGCGTCAACCCTCACTGGGCACGTCAGCAAGGAGGCGTCCTTTCCCCTCGTCCTTCTATGGAACATAGCAGTCAACTTGATACTATGCGACATGGAAGGGGGGCTGCAGGATAATAGCCTATGCAAACGACGTTGCTATTATTTTCACAGGTAAATACCCCCAAATGTTATGCGATCTCTTGAGCGAAAAACTCAGTGTTTTGTCCAGCTGGACCAAAAATAATGGACTAGGAATTAACCCCTCAAAGACCGAGCTGGTTCTCTTCACTAGGAAGTATTATATACAAGACTTAGTCCTATTTATCCTcaacaatcaaagactttccttcagtagcagcgcaaggtacctgggcgtaatacttgacaggaaactaaacgtcacagacagatacaaaaaaagttcaataacactcttcacgtgcaagaaagcaatagggctcaaatggggcataacaccctatatagtaaactggatatatacggccatcgTCAGACGAATACTACTGTATGGGGTCATGGTATGGTGGCCGGtc is part of the Drosophila yakuba strain Tai18E2 chromosome 2R, Prin_Dyak_Tai18E2_2.1, whole genome shotgun sequence genome and encodes:
- the LOC122319540 gene encoding uncharacterized protein LOC122319540, encoding MLAKEPGPLPVCKDVGCFQGSVKVIACDDERSAELYKAAVKELREGAGLVALSWSDVPCRPRARIWIPASIKAPDQILTMLQRCNPHLPTSDWRVVKVDEMEGPTNQAILILNKEFLAPIEVGHGELNFGFSSVTIKVCKSDFAKEYQKGGGSMIAEIASEIEASEAEDGYSTDASI